Proteins found in one Mucilaginibacter gracilis genomic segment:
- a CDS encoding carbonic anhydrase, translated as MSTTEINDTSHITYEMLLEGNKTFVANTLKLDPTYFDKLANGQKPPVLWIGCADSRVPANQITNTKPGEIFVHRNIANVVVHSDMNMLSVLDYAVNILEVKHVIVCGHYGCGGVIAALGNDQNGLVDNWLRHIKDVYRLYAAELDAITDNQQKADRLVELNVIENVNNLTATSIVQNAWKNGKNLSVHGWVYTLSTGYINDLNVSFNSNQNIDKVFKFK; from the coding sequence ATGAGCACTACCGAAATAAACGACACCAGCCATATCACCTACGAAATGCTATTGGAGGGTAATAAAACATTTGTAGCCAATACACTCAAGCTTGATCCTACTTATTTTGACAAACTAGCCAACGGACAAAAACCTCCTGTACTGTGGATTGGTTGTGCCGATAGCCGCGTACCGGCAAACCAAATAACCAATACTAAGCCCGGCGAAATATTTGTGCACCGTAACATTGCCAACGTAGTGGTACACTCGGATATGAACATGCTATCGGTACTTGATTATGCCGTTAACATCCTCGAAGTAAAACACGTTATAGTTTGCGGCCACTACGGTTGTGGGGGCGTTATTGCGGCCCTGGGCAACGACCAAAACGGCTTAGTAGATAACTGGCTGCGCCACATTAAAGACGTTTACCGCCTGTATGCCGCCGAACTTGATGCCATAACAGACAACCAGCAAAAAGCCGACCGCCTTGTTGAACTAAACGTTATCGAAAACGTAAACAACCTAACCGCAACATCAATAGTACAAAACGCCTGGAAAAACGGTAAAAACCTAAGCGTACACGGCTGGGTTTACACCCTAAGCACCGGCTACATTAACGATTTAAACGTAAGCTTTAACAGTAACCAAAACATAGATAAAGTTTTCAAATTTAAGTAA